A region from the Pelobates fuscus isolate aPelFus1 chromosome 3, aPelFus1.pri, whole genome shotgun sequence genome encodes:
- the SMKR1 gene encoding small lysine-rich protein 1, with amino-acid sequence MPTKSAKSKGSGKSSGKAKKSKKSKKSKKSKTPKQEVDILSPAAMLNAYYISHNAVDCLEFRGFSWPGAPKKKGKKGKKK; translated from the coding sequence CCTACTAAAAGTGCCAAATCCAAAGGTTCCGGCAAATCCTCCGGCAAGGCCAAGAAGTCTAAGAAATCTAAGAagtcaaaaaaaagcaaaacacccAAACAAGAGGTTGATATACTCAGTCCAGCTGCCATGTTAAATGCttactatatctcccataatgccgtGGACTGTTTGGAATTCCGGGGCTTCAGCTGGCCTGGGGCACccaaaaaaaaggggaagaaaggaaagaaaaagtaG